The Streptomyces uncialis genomic interval GCGCCCGCCGAGACCTCGCGGACCTTGGCGTCGGAGGCCCGCGCCCGGTCGAGGAGGTCCTCGATGGCCTTGGAGGTGTCGGGCAGGGCGTCGGCGACGAAGGTGAGGCTCGGGGTGAACTTCACCCCGGCGGCGCGGCCCACCTCGGAACGGAGGACGCCCTTGGCGCTCTCCAGTCCGGCGGCGGCATCGGCCCGCTGCTCGTCGTCCCCGTACACCGTGTAGAAGACGGTCGCCTCCCGCAGATCACCCGTGACCCGGGTGTCGGTGATGGTCACATGCGTGCCCAGCCGGGGGTCCTTGATCCCGCGCTGAAGCTTCTGGGCCACCACCTCCCGGATGAGGTCCGCCAGCCTCTTCGCCCGCGCGTTGTCGGCCACTGGTCCGTCTCCTTCTTCCAGCCTTGCGTGTGCTGCTCGTGCTTCCGATGGTGCTCCGGAGCGGCCGCGGATGCGGCCGGTCCGGTGGTGACGCTGTGGTGGTTCGGCCCGCCGGGGTGCCCGTGGGCGCCTTGGCGGTTGCCGTCCCGCCGACCGTGTCCCGCTCGTCGTCCCTAGTCGTCGTCCCAGTCGCCGTCGTGGTGGAGTCTGCGCCGTACCGACAGCAGTTCCACCTCGGGGCGTGCCGCGACCAGCCGTTCGCAGCGGTCGAGCACGTCCGCCAGATGACCGGTGTCCCCGGAGACCACCGCGAGACCGATCTCGGCCCTGCGGTGGAGGTCCT includes:
- the rbfA gene encoding 30S ribosome-binding factor RbfA, encoding MADNARAKRLADLIREVVAQKLQRGIKDPRLGTHVTITDTRVTGDLREATVFYTVYGDDEQRADAAAGLESAKGVLRSEVGRAAGVKFTPSLTFVADALPDTSKAIEDLLDRARASDAKVREVSAGADYAGGADPYRKPEDDTDEAAEAAEPAQEDGGATGGTGAPGTGDRDGGGTPA
- a CDS encoding DUF503 domain-containing protein — encoded protein: MYVGTLSFDLLLGDVHSLKEKRSLVRPIVAELHRKYAVSVAETGNQDLHRRAEIGLAVVSGDTGHLADVLDRCERLVAARPEVELLSVRRRLHHDGDWDDD